The Burkholderia pyrrocinia genome has a segment encoding these proteins:
- the fliF gene encoding flagellar basal-body MS-ring/collar protein FliF: protein MDSQANSLINPDARAGLASPAPGAAAAAALPGAGVAGADFGLGGFAERIPGISRMKGNPKLPFLIAVAFAIAAITALVLWSRTPDYRVLYSNLSDRDGGAIITALQQANVPYKFADAGGAILVPSNQVHETRLKLAAMGLPKGGSVGFELMDNQKFGISQFAEQVNYQRALEGELQRTIESINAVRSARVHLAIPKPSVFVRDKEAPSASVFVDLYPGRVLDEGQVQAITRMVSSGVPDMPAKNVTIVDQDGNLLTQSASASGLDASQLKYVQQVEHNTQKRIDAILAPIFGTGNARSQVSADLDFSKIEQTSESYGPNGVPQQAAIRSQQTSSATELAQGGASGVPGALSNTPPQPASAPVVAGNGQNAPQTTPVSDRKDQTTNYEVDKTIRHLEQPMGSVKRLSVAVVVNYQPVADAKGHVTMQPLPPAKLAQVEQLVKDAMGYDAKRGDSVNVVNSAFSTVSDPYADLPWWRQPDMIAMAKEAAKWLGIAAAAAALYFMFVRPAMRRAFPPPEPVAPALAAPEDVVTLDGLPAPVKADDEPDPLLLGFESEKNRYERNLDYARTIARQDPKIVATVVKNWVSDER, encoded by the coding sequence ATGGATTCGCAGGCCAACTCGCTGATCAACCCCGACGCCCGCGCGGGCCTCGCCAGCCCGGCGCCCGGCGCCGCCGCGGCCGCCGCGCTGCCGGGCGCGGGCGTCGCCGGCGCGGACTTCGGGCTCGGCGGCTTCGCGGAACGCATTCCCGGCATCTCGCGGATGAAGGGCAACCCGAAGCTGCCGTTCCTGATCGCCGTCGCGTTCGCGATCGCCGCGATTACCGCACTCGTGCTGTGGAGCCGGACGCCCGACTACCGCGTGCTGTACAGCAACCTGTCGGACCGCGACGGCGGCGCGATCATTACCGCGCTCCAGCAGGCAAACGTTCCCTACAAGTTCGCCGATGCCGGCGGCGCGATCCTCGTGCCGTCGAACCAGGTGCATGAAACGCGCCTGAAGCTCGCCGCGATGGGGCTGCCGAAGGGCGGCTCGGTCGGTTTCGAGTTGATGGACAACCAGAAATTCGGCATCAGCCAGTTCGCCGAACAGGTCAACTACCAGCGCGCGCTCGAAGGCGAGCTGCAGCGCACCATCGAATCGATCAACGCGGTGCGCAGCGCCCGCGTGCATCTCGCGATCCCGAAGCCGTCGGTATTCGTGCGCGACAAGGAAGCGCCGAGCGCGTCGGTGTTCGTCGACCTCTACCCGGGCCGCGTGCTCGACGAGGGCCAGGTCCAGGCAATCACGCGGATGGTGTCGTCCGGCGTGCCCGACATGCCCGCGAAGAACGTGACGATCGTCGACCAGGACGGCAACCTGCTGACCCAGTCGGCTTCGGCGTCCGGCCTCGACGCGAGCCAGCTCAAGTACGTGCAGCAGGTCGAGCACAACACGCAGAAGCGCATCGACGCGATCCTCGCGCCGATCTTCGGCACCGGCAACGCACGCTCGCAGGTCAGCGCGGACCTCGATTTCTCGAAGATCGAACAGACCTCGGAAAGCTACGGCCCGAACGGCGTGCCGCAGCAGGCCGCGATCCGCAGCCAGCAGACCAGCAGCGCGACCGAACTCGCGCAGGGCGGCGCGTCGGGCGTGCCGGGCGCGCTGTCGAACACGCCGCCGCAGCCGGCCTCCGCGCCGGTCGTCGCCGGCAACGGCCAGAACGCGCCGCAGACGACGCCGGTCAGCGACCGCAAGGACCAGACGACCAACTACGAAGTCGACAAGACGATCCGCCACCTCGAACAGCCGATGGGCAGCGTGAAGCGGCTGTCGGTCGCGGTCGTCGTCAACTACCAGCCGGTCGCGGACGCGAAGGGCCACGTAACGATGCAGCCGCTGCCGCCCGCGAAGCTCGCGCAGGTCGAGCAGCTCGTGAAGGACGCGATGGGCTACGACGCGAAGCGCGGCGACTCGGTGAACGTCGTGAACAGCGCGTTCTCGACCGTGAGCGACCCGTACGCCGACCTGCCGTGGTGGCGCCAGCCCGACATGATCGCGATGGCGAAGGAAGCCGCGAAGTGGCTCGGCATCGCGGCGGCCGCGGCGGCGCTCTACTTCATGTTCGTGCGCCCGGCGATGCGCCGCGCGTTCCCGCCGCCCGAGCCGGTCGCGCCGGCGCTCGCGGCGCCGGAAGACGTCGTCACGCTCGACGGCCTGCCCGCTCCGGTCAAGGCCGACGACGAGCCCGATCCGCTGCTGCTCGGCTTCGAATCCGAGAAGAACCGCTACGAACGCAACCTCGACTACGCGCGCACGATCGCCCGCCAGGATCCGAAGATCGTCGCCACCGTCGTGAAGAACTGGGTGTCCGATGAACGCTGA
- the fliS gene encoding flagellar export chaperone FliS → MFSPGHAGASAYARVGVETGVMGASPHRLIAMLYQGARQAIALARMHLQQGNVSARGEAIGKAIRIVESGLQASLNRDAGGEIAGRLDALYAYIGRRLLEANAQASDAMLVEIDGLLATLEEAWTGIAPEVARMAAQQAVEAAR, encoded by the coding sequence ATGTTTTCCCCAGGACACGCTGGAGCCAGTGCCTACGCGCGTGTCGGCGTCGAGACGGGGGTGATGGGCGCGTCCCCGCACCGGCTGATCGCGATGCTGTACCAGGGCGCGCGGCAGGCGATCGCACTGGCGCGCATGCACCTGCAGCAGGGCAACGTGTCCGCACGCGGCGAAGCGATCGGCAAGGCGATCCGGATCGTCGAGAGCGGCCTGCAGGCGTCGCTGAACCGCGACGCGGGCGGCGAGATCGCGGGCCGGCTCGACGCGCTGTATGCGTATATCGGCCGGCGCCTGCTGGAAGCGAACGCGCAGGCGAGCGACGCGATGCTGGTCGAGATCGACGGGCTGCTCGCCACGCTCGAGGAAGCATGGACGGGCATCGCCCCGGAAGTCGCGCGGATGGCCGCGCAACAGGCAGTGGAAGCAGCACGATGA
- the fliE gene encoding flagellar hook-basal body complex protein FliE, with protein sequence MTANVSGIGSVLQQMQSMAAQASGGVASPTAALAGSGAATAGTFASAMKASLDKISGDQQHALGQAQAFEVGAPNVSLNDVMVDMQKANIGFQFGLQVRNKLVSAYNDIMQMSV encoded by the coding sequence ATGACTGCGAACGTCAGCGGAATCGGTTCGGTGTTGCAACAGATGCAGTCGATGGCCGCGCAGGCGTCGGGCGGCGTCGCGAGCCCGACGGCGGCGCTTGCCGGCTCGGGCGCGGCGACGGCCGGCACGTTCGCGAGCGCGATGAAGGCGTCGCTCGACAAGATCAGCGGCGACCAGCAGCACGCGCTCGGCCAGGCGCAGGCGTTCGAGGTCGGCGCGCCGAACGTGTCGCTGAACGACGTGATGGTCGACATGCAGAAAGCCAACATCGGCTTCCAGTTCGGGCTTCAGGTCCGCAACAAGCTAGTGAGCGCTTACAACGACATCATGCAGATGTCGGTGTGA
- a CDS encoding XdhC family protein: MESVDLDVLKSSARWIEEGRRVLLVTVVKTWGSSPRPEGAMLAVREDGLVVGSVSGGCIEDDLIARVHASGIAADARPEALKYGVTAEEAHRFGLPCGGTIQLVLEPLTRDSGIAALCAEVEAGRLVTRTMTLATGRASLSPAQAADGLAFDGERLVTIHGPRYRMLVIGAGQLSRYLCQIAAGLDYQVTVCDPREEYTDAWDVPGTRVVRTMPDDTVLDMKLDARSAVIALTHDPKLDDLALMEALKTPAFYVGALGSRRNNAARRERLREFDLNEAELGRLHGPAGIYIGSRTPPEIAISILAEITAAKNNVSLPTILQVEGAKAAREIAANSGAACGL; encoded by the coding sequence ATGGAAAGCGTCGATCTCGATGTACTGAAATCCAGCGCGCGCTGGATCGAAGAAGGCCGCCGCGTGCTGCTCGTGACGGTCGTGAAGACGTGGGGCTCGTCGCCGCGCCCCGAAGGCGCGATGCTCGCGGTGCGCGAGGACGGGCTCGTGGTCGGCTCCGTGTCGGGCGGCTGCATCGAGGACGACCTGATCGCCCGCGTGCACGCGAGCGGGATCGCGGCCGATGCGCGCCCGGAAGCGCTCAAGTACGGCGTGACGGCCGAGGAAGCGCACCGCTTCGGGCTGCCGTGCGGCGGCACGATCCAGCTCGTGCTTGAGCCGCTCACGCGTGACAGCGGAATTGCCGCGCTGTGCGCGGAAGTCGAGGCCGGCCGCCTCGTCACGCGCACGATGACGCTCGCGACCGGCCGCGCGTCGCTGTCGCCCGCACAGGCGGCCGACGGACTCGCGTTCGACGGCGAGCGGCTCGTGACGATCCACGGGCCGCGCTACCGGATGCTCGTGATCGGCGCCGGCCAGTTGTCGCGCTATCTGTGCCAGATCGCGGCCGGGCTCGACTACCAGGTGACGGTGTGCGATCCGCGCGAGGAATACACGGATGCGTGGGACGTGCCGGGCACGCGCGTCGTGCGCACGATGCCCGACGATACGGTGCTCGACATGAAGCTCGATGCGCGTTCGGCCGTGATTGCGCTCACGCACGATCCGAAGCTCGACGATCTCGCGCTGATGGAAGCGCTGAAGACACCCGCGTTCTACGTCGGCGCGCTCGGCTCGCGGCGCAACAACGCGGCGCGGCGCGAGCGGCTGCGCGAGTTCGACCTGAACGAAGCCGAACTGGGCCGGCTGCACGGGCCGGCCGGCATCTACATCGGCAGCCGGACGCCGCCGGAAATCGCGATCTCGATCCTGGCCGAGATCACCGCCGCGAAGAATAACGTGTCGCTGCCGACGATCCTGCAGGTCGAGGGCGCAAAGGCCGCGCGAGAAATCGCGGCGAACAGCGGCGCGGCCTGCGGCCTCTGA
- the rqpR gene encoding response regulator transcription factor RqpR (The RqpSR system (Regulating Quorum sensing and Pathogenicity Sensor kinase and Response regulator) co-occurs with and modulates the expression of cis-2-dodecenoic acid quorum-sensing systems.), producing the protein MSLNILLVDDHAIVRQGIRQLLIDRGIARDVTEAETGGDAMAAVDKQEFDVILLDISLPDTNGIEVLKRLKRKLSRTPVLMFSMYREDQYAVRALKAGAAGYLSKTVNAAQMIGAIQQVAAGRKYVSPAMAEALAEYVSFENEPLPHEKLSDREYQTLCMLASGKRLTDIANTLSLSVKTVSVYRSRLLEKMRLSNNAELTFYVMSNRLVDMAPAAGA; encoded by the coding sequence ATGAGCCTGAACATCCTGCTCGTGGACGATCACGCAATCGTCCGGCAAGGGATCCGCCAGTTGCTGATCGATCGCGGCATCGCGCGCGACGTGACCGAGGCCGAGACCGGCGGCGACGCGATGGCTGCCGTCGACAAACAGGAATTCGACGTGATCCTGCTCGACATCTCGCTGCCGGACACGAACGGCATCGAGGTGCTCAAGCGCCTCAAGCGCAAGCTGTCGCGCACGCCGGTGCTGATGTTCTCGATGTACCGCGAGGACCAGTACGCGGTGCGTGCGCTGAAGGCCGGCGCCGCCGGCTACCTGTCGAAGACGGTCAACGCCGCGCAGATGATCGGCGCGATCCAGCAGGTCGCGGCCGGCCGCAAGTACGTGAGCCCCGCGATGGCCGAGGCGCTCGCCGAATACGTGTCGTTCGAGAACGAGCCGCTGCCGCACGAGAAGCTGTCCGACCGCGAATACCAGACGCTCTGCATGCTCGCATCGGGCAAGCGGCTCACCGACATCGCGAACACGCTGTCGCTGTCCGTGAAGACGGTGAGCGTGTACCGGTCACGGCTGCTCGAGAAGATGCGGCTGTCGAACAACGCGGAACTCACGTTCTACGTGATGAGCAACCGGCTCGTCGACATGGCGCCCGCGGCCGGCGCCTGA
- a CDS encoding flagellar protein FliT, giving the protein MNLKAEYFARYEALAAVSGRMLCAARSADWSALPGLQAEFMQLVDGLKEADPGVALDESDLGRKLDLIRRILADDAAIRDLASPDVARLSALFEARRSTQVLTDLYRARG; this is encoded by the coding sequence ATGAATCTCAAGGCCGAATACTTCGCGCGTTACGAGGCGCTCGCCGCCGTGTCGGGCCGGATGCTGTGCGCCGCGCGCAGCGCCGACTGGAGCGCGTTGCCGGGGTTGCAGGCCGAATTCATGCAGCTCGTCGACGGGCTGAAGGAAGCCGATCCGGGCGTTGCGCTCGACGAATCGGATCTCGGCCGCAAGCTCGACCTGATTCGCCGCATCCTGGCCGACGACGCCGCGATCCGCGATCTCGCGAGCCCGGATGTCGCGCGGCTGTCCGCGCTGTTCGAGGCGCGGCGCTCGACCCAGGTATTGACCGATCTCTACCGCGCGCGCGGGTAG
- a CDS encoding EscU/YscU/HrcU family type III secretion system export apparatus switch protein, producing the protein MSMTSRKRAAALVYDPKGGDAAPRVVAKGYGVLAEMIVARAHDAGLYVHTAPEMVSLLMQVDLDDRIPPQLYQAVADLLAWLYALDRTEPAPDGAAPRFPLPPLR; encoded by the coding sequence ATGAGCATGACGTCCCGCAAGCGTGCGGCCGCGCTCGTCTACGACCCGAAAGGCGGCGATGCGGCGCCGCGCGTGGTCGCGAAGGGCTACGGCGTGCTCGCCGAGATGATCGTCGCGCGCGCGCACGATGCGGGGCTGTACGTGCATACGGCGCCGGAGATGGTGTCGCTGCTGATGCAGGTCGACCTCGACGACCGGATTCCACCGCAGCTCTACCAGGCCGTCGCGGATCTGCTCGCATGGCTGTACGCGCTCGATCGCACCGAGCCCGCGCCGGACGGCGCCGCGCCGCGTTTTCCGCTGCCGCCGCTGCGCTGA
- the rqpS gene encoding quorum system sensor histidine kinase RqpS, protein MDTSLNAPPGAHAPFPSPQLVHGCAATPPIAEAAPTRDACAARIAALSAQLLAADEAARRHLAGELHDGLGAELTAARFALANVQTWLPADAPDGCLRALELAQQALDAATDANRRLIDERDTPALDAGVVGALSSWVDSHATRTGLRTSFVCAADARLTQIAGASALAVFRVAQEALSNVAKHARAASVDVRIVTDGTHLSLSVSDDGTGFARRRRTGYGLAGMRARCEAFGGSFETATPETGHGTRVTARFAWDSLLAVPVAARRASLS, encoded by the coding sequence ATGGATACGTCGCTTAACGCGCCCCCGGGCGCCCACGCCCCGTTCCCGTCGCCGCAGCTCGTGCATGGCTGCGCCGCTACTCCGCCCATTGCCGAAGCCGCGCCGACACGCGATGCCTGCGCCGCGCGCATCGCGGCGCTGTCCGCCCAACTGCTTGCCGCCGACGAAGCCGCCCGCCGCCATCTGGCCGGCGAGCTGCACGACGGGCTCGGCGCCGAACTCACCGCCGCGCGTTTCGCGCTCGCAAACGTTCAAACGTGGCTGCCGGCCGATGCGCCGGACGGCTGCCTGCGCGCGCTGGAGCTTGCCCAGCAGGCGCTCGACGCCGCAACCGACGCGAATCGCCGGCTGATCGACGAACGCGACACGCCGGCGCTCGACGCGGGCGTGGTCGGCGCGCTGTCGTCGTGGGTCGACAGTCATGCGACGCGCACGGGCCTGCGCACCAGCTTCGTGTGCGCGGCCGACGCGCGCCTGACGCAGATCGCCGGCGCCAGCGCGCTCGCGGTGTTCCGCGTCGCGCAGGAAGCGCTGTCGAACGTCGCGAAACACGCACGCGCGGCGTCGGTCGACGTGCGGATCGTCACCGACGGCACGCATCTGTCGCTGAGTGTCTCCGACGATGGGACCGGTTTCGCCCGACGCCGCCGCACCGGCTACGGCCTCGCCGGCATGCGCGCCCGCTGCGAAGCGTTCGGCGGCAGCTTCGAGACGGCCACGCCGGAAACCGGCCACGGCACGCGCGTCACCGCGCGCTTCGCGTGGGATTCGCTGCTCGCGGTGCCCGTCGCGGCACGCCGCGCGTCGCTTTCGTGA
- the fliG gene encoding flagellar motor switch protein FliG produces MNAEGLTKSALLLMSIGEEEAAEVFKFLAPREVQKIGAAMAALKNVTREQVESVLQDFVKEAEEHTALSLDSSEYIRSVLTKALGEDKAGVLIDRILQGSDTSGIEGLKWMDSGAVAELIKNEHPQIIATILVHLDRDQASEIASCFTERLRNDVLLRIATLDGIQPAALRELDDVLTGLLSGSDNLKRSPMGGIRTAAEILNFMTSVHEEGVLESVRQYDADLAQKIVDQMFVFENLLELEDRAIQMVLKEVESETLIIALKGAPPALRQKFLANMSQRAAELLAEDLDARGPVRVSEVETQQRRILQIVRNLAESGQIVIGGKAEDAYV; encoded by the coding sequence ATGAACGCTGAAGGCTTGACCAAGAGCGCGCTCCTGCTGATGTCGATCGGCGAGGAAGAGGCCGCTGAGGTATTCAAGTTCCTGGCGCCGCGCGAGGTGCAGAAGATCGGCGCCGCGATGGCCGCGCTGAAGAACGTCACGCGCGAGCAGGTCGAGAGCGTGCTGCAGGACTTCGTGAAGGAAGCCGAGGAGCACACCGCGCTGTCGCTCGATTCGAGCGAATACATCCGCTCGGTGCTGACCAAGGCGCTCGGCGAGGACAAGGCCGGCGTGCTGATCGACCGCATCCTGCAGGGCAGCGACACGAGCGGCATCGAGGGCCTGAAGTGGATGGACTCGGGCGCCGTGGCCGAACTGATCAAGAACGAGCATCCGCAGATCATCGCGACGATCCTCGTGCACCTCGACCGCGACCAGGCGTCCGAGATCGCGTCGTGCTTCACCGAGCGGCTGCGCAACGACGTGCTGCTGCGGATCGCGACGCTCGACGGCATCCAGCCGGCCGCGCTGCGCGAGCTCGACGACGTGCTCACCGGCCTGCTGTCCGGCAGCGACAACCTGAAGCGCAGCCCGATGGGCGGCATCCGCACCGCGGCCGAGATCCTGAACTTCATGACGAGCGTGCATGAGGAAGGCGTGCTCGAAAGCGTGCGCCAGTACGACGCCGATCTCGCGCAGAAGATCGTCGACCAGATGTTCGTGTTCGAGAACCTGCTCGAGCTCGAGGATCGCGCGATCCAGATGGTGCTGAAGGAAGTCGAGTCGGAAACGCTGATCATCGCGCTGAAGGGCGCGCCGCCCGCGCTGCGCCAGAAGTTCCTCGCGAACATGTCGCAGCGCGCGGCCGAACTGCTCGCCGAGGATCTCGACGCGCGCGGCCCGGTGCGCGTGTCCGAAGTCGAGACGCAGCAGCGCCGCATCCTGCAGATCGTGCGCAACCTCGCCGAGAGCGGCCAGATCGTGATCGGCGGCAAGGCGGAAGACGCATATGTCTGA
- a CDS encoding PepSY-associated TM helix domain-containing protein, with protein MNAPETIDPPKTGMPRAGVTVLHPAARPLTDDELAARRQRSRRATFIKWLRKVHGWVGLWGAVLGLLFGVTGVLLNHRAPPLKIPTGEPQVEQMQIALPDPVPKTPAAMTKWLQHELHFDGRPGRIRKDPAQAVAWGDQRVMQPEHWQFGLFGPHQNLQAEYWVGNGYVSVKRTDNTFLTTLNNLHRGVGMNLGWVLLMDTIAGSLILLSLTGVLLWTELNKRRTVGVVLVVGSVAAALAAGLT; from the coding sequence GTGAACGCGCCCGAAACGATCGACCCTCCCAAAACGGGTATGCCGCGCGCGGGCGTCACCGTGCTGCATCCGGCGGCCCGCCCGCTGACCGACGACGAACTGGCCGCGCGCCGCCAGCGCTCGCGCCGCGCGACCTTCATCAAGTGGCTGCGCAAGGTGCACGGTTGGGTCGGGCTGTGGGGGGCGGTGCTCGGGCTGCTGTTCGGCGTGACGGGCGTGCTGCTGAACCATCGCGCGCCGCCGCTGAAGATTCCGACCGGCGAGCCGCAGGTCGAGCAGATGCAGATCGCGCTGCCCGATCCGGTGCCGAAGACGCCCGCCGCGATGACGAAATGGCTGCAGCACGAACTGCACTTCGACGGCCGGCCCGGCCGCATCCGCAAGGATCCCGCGCAGGCCGTCGCATGGGGCGACCAGCGCGTGATGCAGCCCGAGCACTGGCAGTTCGGCCTGTTCGGCCCGCACCAGAACCTGCAGGCCGAATACTGGGTCGGCAACGGCTATGTGTCGGTGAAGCGCACGGACAACACGTTCCTGACGACGCTGAACAACCTGCATCGCGGCGTCGGGATGAACCTCGGCTGGGTGCTGCTGATGGATACGATCGCGGGCTCGCTGATCCTGCTGTCGCTGACGGGCGTGCTGCTGTGGACCGAGCTGAACAAGCGCCGCACGGTCGGCGTCGTGCTGGTGGTCGGTTCGGTTGCCGCGGCGCTTGCCGCCGGCCTGACCTGA
- a CDS encoding flagellar hook-length control protein FliK: MTGIDPVAAALLASRLDSLLTGTVSAPAGGGATAQVGTPGVGVSSPPPAGSQPAAPQASTQTALSDVGRVLDAISRAGGDATPAIAGRAPLLADPAVLLTDPAVPARAPAASDPAASSAPSSAAASSAAAARETTALPPVTALRAALAQAVSESGLFYESHLAQWLAGQRPLAALMREPQARLTAALAPADPDAAQHDSTDVLDELLAPRTPLPATTRATAQAGLPAQGGAPARDPAQTLPAAARQGASLPPDTADPLGAHADPRWTPARAELAAASSDPQAQTLAPVHPAAVPLVRQQLDALATDQFRWTGEAWPGARLDWTIEPDDPGSRAPRGGGDDAGDGIAWRTRLTLTLPSLGTVDAELVLNGAQLVARLRANQTGADRLTRHEAALRQRLEGSGLRVGGLSIRAVDDGPDGFDLFAAQAAAAAYARGAAGMPGADDEVPQ, from the coding sequence ATGACCGGTATCGACCCCGTTGCGGCCGCGCTGCTGGCGAGCCGCCTCGACAGCCTGCTGACCGGCACCGTATCGGCGCCCGCCGGCGGCGGCGCGACCGCGCAGGTCGGCACGCCGGGCGTCGGCGTGTCTTCCCCGCCTCCGGCCGGCAGCCAGCCCGCCGCGCCGCAAGCCTCCACGCAGACCGCGCTGTCCGACGTCGGGCGCGTGCTCGACGCGATCTCGCGCGCGGGCGGCGACGCGACGCCCGCGATCGCCGGGCGTGCGCCGCTGCTGGCCGATCCCGCCGTGCTGCTGACCGATCCGGCCGTGCCGGCGCGTGCGCCGGCCGCGTCCGATCCGGCGGCGTCTTCCGCGCCTTCTTCCGCTGCAGCTTCGTCCGCAGCGGCGGCGCGCGAAACGACCGCGCTGCCGCCGGTCACGGCGTTGCGCGCAGCGCTCGCGCAGGCCGTGAGCGAGAGCGGTCTCTTCTATGAATCCCATCTGGCGCAGTGGCTGGCCGGCCAGCGTCCGCTCGCGGCGCTGATGCGCGAGCCGCAGGCGCGCCTGACGGCTGCGCTCGCGCCGGCCGACCCGGATGCCGCGCAGCACGACTCGACCGACGTGCTCGACGAACTGCTCGCGCCGCGCACGCCGCTGCCGGCGACCACGCGGGCGACCGCGCAAGCGGGCCTGCCGGCCCAAGGCGGCGCACCCGCTCGCGACCCCGCGCAGACGTTGCCGGCGGCCGCCCGGCAGGGCGCGTCGTTGCCGCCCGACACCGCCGATCCGCTCGGCGCGCACGCCGACCCGCGCTGGACGCCCGCGCGTGCCGAGCTGGCCGCCGCGTCGTCCGATCCGCAGGCGCAGACGCTTGCTCCCGTGCACCCGGCCGCCGTGCCGCTCGTCAGGCAGCAGCTCGACGCGCTTGCGACCGACCAGTTTCGCTGGACCGGCGAGGCGTGGCCCGGCGCACGGCTCGACTGGACGATCGAACCCGACGATCCGGGCAGCCGCGCGCCGCGCGGCGGTGGCGATGACGCGGGCGACGGCATCGCATGGCGCACGCGCCTGACGCTGACGTTGCCGTCGCTCGGCACGGTCGACGCGGAGCTGGTGCTGAACGGCGCGCAACTCGTCGCGCGGCTGCGTGCGAACCAGACGGGCGCCGACCGCCTCACGCGGCACGAAGCCGCGCTGCGGCAGCGGCTCGAGGGATCGGGGCTGCGGGTGGGCGGACTGTCGATCCGCGCGGTCGACGACGGGCCGGACGGCTTCGACCTGTTTGCCGCGCAGGCCGCCGCCGCCGCGTATGCGCGCGGTGCGGCGGGTATGCCGGGCGCCGACGACGAGGTGCCGCAATGA
- a CDS encoding amino acid permease has translation MSLFRKKNVDRMIAGAHAAGLKKALGAIDLTFLGIGAIIGTGIFVLTGTGAVQAGPALMLSFVIAAIACGLAALSYAEFASTIPVAGSIYTYSYATLGELVAWIIGWDLMLEYGLAASAVSVGWSGYLQSLLQGFGLSLPTVLTAAPGAVPGVVTWFNLPAFLVMLVITTLLSIGIRESTRINNIMVFIKVSVVLLVIAVGVFHVTPANWKPFMPHGWNGVFGAAAVMFFAFIGFDAVSSAAEEVKNPKRDLPIGIIASLAVCAVLYVTVAAVATGIVPSAQYANISHPISYALQAAGENWVAGFIDLGAVLGMLTVILVMSYGQTRIVFAMSRDGLLPATLSRVHPRYATPFLTTWLVGLFFGLIAALVPLNVLAELINIGTLAAFSMVSIAVLVLRRTHPDLPRAFRCPGVPVVPILAVASCLFLMLNLQPVTWAAFGIWLVIGLVIYFLYSRHHSKLAHGHHDAH, from the coding sequence ATGTCTCTCTTCCGCAAGAAAAACGTCGATCGCATGATCGCCGGCGCGCACGCCGCCGGACTCAAGAAAGCGCTCGGCGCGATCGACCTCACCTTCCTCGGCATCGGCGCGATCATCGGCACCGGCATCTTCGTGCTGACCGGCACCGGCGCCGTGCAGGCCGGCCCCGCACTGATGCTGTCGTTCGTGATCGCCGCGATCGCATGCGGCCTCGCGGCGCTGTCGTACGCGGAATTCGCGTCGACGATCCCCGTCGCCGGCTCGATCTACACGTATTCGTATGCGACGCTCGGCGAGCTGGTCGCATGGATCATCGGCTGGGACCTGATGCTCGAGTACGGCCTCGCGGCATCGGCCGTGTCGGTCGGCTGGTCGGGCTACCTGCAGTCGCTGCTGCAGGGCTTCGGGCTGTCGCTGCCGACCGTGCTGACGGCCGCGCCCGGCGCGGTGCCCGGCGTGGTCACGTGGTTCAACCTGCCCGCGTTCCTCGTGATGCTCGTGATCACGACGCTGCTGTCGATCGGCATCCGCGAATCGACCCGCATCAACAACATCATGGTGTTCATCAAGGTGTCGGTCGTGCTGCTCGTGATCGCGGTCGGCGTGTTCCACGTGACGCCCGCGAACTGGAAGCCGTTCATGCCGCACGGCTGGAACGGCGTGTTCGGCGCGGCGGCCGTGATGTTCTTCGCGTTCATCGGCTTCGACGCGGTGTCGTCGGCGGCCGAGGAAGTGAAGAATCCGAAACGCGACCTGCCGATCGGCATCATCGCGTCGCTCGCGGTGTGCGCGGTGCTGTACGTGACGGTCGCCGCGGTCGCGACCGGCATCGTGCCGTCGGCGCAGTACGCGAACATCTCGCACCCGATCTCGTACGCGCTGCAGGCCGCCGGCGAGAACTGGGTCGCGGGCTTCATCGACCTCGGCGCCGTGCTCGGCATGCTGACCGTGATCCTCGTGATGAGCTACGGCCAGACCCGCATCGTCTTCGCGATGTCGCGCGACGGCCTGCTGCCGGCGACGCTGTCGCGCGTGCATCCGCGCTACGCGACGCCGTTCCTGACGACCTGGCTCGTCGGCCTGTTCTTCGGCCTGATCGCCGCGCTCGTGCCGCTCAACGTGCTCGCCGAACTGATCAACATCGGCACGCTCGCCGCGTTCTCGATGGTGTCGATCGCGGTGCTCGTGCTGCGCCGCACGCACCCGGACCTGCCGCGCGCGTTCCGCTGCCCGGGCGTGCCCGTGGTGCCGATCCTCGCGGTCGCGTCGTGCCTGTTCCTGATGCTGAACCTGCAGCCCGTCACGTGGGCCGCGTTCGGCATCTGGCTCGTGATCGGCCTCGTGATCTACTTCCTGTACTCGCGCCACCACTCGAAGCTCGCGCACGGTCACCACGACGCGCACTGA